TGTTATCTTTGTTGATGCTGAGAACGTAGGGCAGCAAGCAATTCAAGATATAGATACAAGGATCACTGATAAGGTTTTTGTATTCACTAATAATGAGCAAATCAAATCTTTGTGCCATGATTTGATGTTTATAGCGATGAGTGGGTATCCAGTAGGTAAGAACCAAGCAGATTTTTATATTATAGGTCACTTATGTAAAGCTCTATCTCAAGTGCATTTTGATGAGAAAAAGAAAATTACTTTCTGTTTGCACTCAAATGATAACTCTCTATGTCAAGCTTTTGAGTTTCAATGTCAGCTTGCCTCTATTCAAAGTACGATTGTTAATGACAATCCACCACAAATGAATAATTCAGAACCTCATCAATACACAGTCGCAGAGTTAAACAATGTAGCAAAGATCTACAAAGTCTTAAAACAAAAGGCAATGCAGCCATCTGCGCTATTTAAAGCAACGAATATTGATGAGAAAGAGGGAGCTAAATTACTGAATATATTATTTAAAAAAGAGCTAATAGCTCGCTCTCATAATAATAAAAAAATATGGACTGTGGTGGCTGAACTCAAACCTGAATTGTTTGCTTAAATCCCATTAAGTACATATAAGAAACACATTAAATACCTTTAATATATGTATATTAAAGGTTGTTTATCTTTTCTTTCAACGCATCTTCGTATTGCTTCAATGGATAAACAAAACCATTAGAATCATCTTTGATTTCAATCCAACCGCACTCCCTATAAAAACCTTCTTTTCCATCTATGGCATTTAAATACAAGGCCAAGCAACCGACATCTCTTGATTGTAGGTAAGCTGTTTTGATTGCATGAGCAAGTACTCTTTTACCAACACCTTGACCTTGTACTGATTTACATACCGCCAGTTTTCCAATGATGATCGTAGGTACAGTTTTGTAAGGCAATTTCTTCTTTTGGTTGTTCGATATTGGGTATAGATGCTTTTCAAGGCTACTACTTGCTAATGTAAAGAACCCAATAACGGTAGGAGGTAAATCATCCCTGATAGCCAATAAAAGGTGAGGTATTGTCACTCTTCTTTCTAGTTCTGTTTGTATACCACCACTCGTTAGAAAATCATTAAACGGTTGGTGTCCACAATCAAATGATGTCCAATCATAATGTTTAACTGGATCAAATCGCTCAAAGACTACATTGCATTGTTTAGCGTTACCGTCCAAGGCTTATCCTCCATTGAAAGGCTAATTACTTCATCCATTAGTTTAGTCGGCTTAGTCGGACTTTCTAAGGCATCCATTAGGCTTTCCCATTGGGACTCAGAAACCAGAAGTCTTTTACGTTCATTGATGATTTCTTTTGCTTTCTCAGTCACTAGATCGTGAACAAAAGACGATACTGTTTTACCAGATAATGCAGCAGCCTCTTCAATACTTAACTTAGCCTCATGCGTGGCTCTAAATTCAACTCTTTCTTTTTTGACCGCACTCATTAGCAGCACTCCTAAAAATATTAAACGTCCGTAATAATAACGTACATTTTAATTATCAGTCTAACACTTAAGCTTGTCAATCAATCAAAACAAAGGGTGGGATAGATTTTTCATCAAAA
The Aliivibrio wodanis DNA segment above includes these coding regions:
- a CDS encoding putative acetyltransferase, GNAT family translates to MDGNAKQCNVVFERFDPVKHYDWTSFDCGHQPFNDFLTSGGIQTELERRVTIPHLLLAIRDDLPPTVIGFFTLASSSLEKHLYPISNNQKKKLPYKTVPTIIIGKLAVCKSVQGQGVGKRVLAHAIKTAYLQSRDVGCLALYLNAIDGKEGFYRECGWIEIKDDSNGFVYPLKQYEDALKEKINNL